One segment of Acidianus sp. HS-5 DNA contains the following:
- a CDS encoding UxaA family hydrolase, whose protein sequence is METIKAYVRENGAVGIRNHVLILPLDDLSNTAAMGVAKLIRGTTVIPHPYGRLQFGRDLDLFFHILAGTGANPNVASVVIIGIEDNWANKVADEIAKTGKPVEVFPIEGNGDLKTIEKASRKALEMVQEASEKQRTEVDISSIAMSIKCGESDTTSGLASNPAVGVVVDRMVDHGATAMFGETSELTGAEDIVADKMATPELREKFMKIFNEYTEIIKREGVDLLGSQPTQGNIKGGLSTIEEKALGNIQKLGHRKVNCVLDYLDQLPKNRKEGTLCFVNTSSAAAEAVTLFAAKGSVVHLFTTGQGNIVGHPIIPVIKITANPKTAAQMSEHIDVDVSDLLDLKISLEEAGERIYRYMLKVLNGRLTRAEVLQHDEFSPIKLYISA, encoded by the coding sequence ATGGAAACAATAAAGGCATATGTTAGAGAAAACGGAGCAGTAGGAATTAGGAACCACGTACTAATTTTGCCCTTAGACGACTTATCAAATACTGCAGCAATGGGAGTGGCAAAATTAATAAGAGGTACAACCGTCATTCCTCATCCATACGGTAGGTTACAGTTCGGCAGAGACCTCGACCTCTTCTTCCACATATTAGCTGGTACTGGAGCTAACCCCAACGTAGCTTCAGTAGTAATTATCGGAATAGAAGATAATTGGGCAAACAAAGTAGCTGACGAGATCGCAAAGACAGGAAAACCAGTGGAAGTATTCCCAATAGAAGGTAACGGAGACCTAAAAACTATAGAAAAAGCCTCAAGAAAGGCATTAGAAATGGTACAAGAAGCAAGTGAGAAACAGAGGACAGAGGTGGACATATCCTCTATTGCTATGAGCATTAAATGTGGAGAGTCAGACACTACCTCTGGTTTAGCATCTAACCCCGCAGTAGGAGTAGTAGTAGACAGGATGGTAGACCACGGTGCTACAGCAATGTTCGGAGAAACTTCCGAACTCACAGGGGCTGAAGACATAGTTGCGGACAAAATGGCTACCCCTGAGTTAAGGGAGAAGTTCATGAAGATCTTTAATGAATACACTGAAATTATAAAAAGGGAAGGAGTTGACTTATTGGGCTCACAGCCAACGCAAGGTAACATAAAGGGAGGACTTTCAACAATAGAAGAAAAAGCTTTAGGAAATATTCAAAAACTTGGTCATAGGAAAGTTAATTGCGTCCTCGATTACCTAGACCAATTACCTAAAAATAGGAAAGAAGGGACGTTATGTTTCGTCAACACTTCTTCTGCAGCAGCTGAGGCAGTAACACTTTTCGCAGCAAAAGGTTCTGTAGTCCACTTATTTACTACTGGACAGGGAAACATAGTCGGTCACCCAATTATCCCAGTAATAAAAATAACCGCTAACCCTAAGACTGCAGCACAGATGAGTGAACATATAGACGTCGACGTATCCGATCTGTTAGACTTAAAGATCTCCTTAGAGGAAGCCGGAGAAAGGATCTACAGATACATGCTTAAAGTCTTAAACGGAAGGTTAACTAGGGCAGAGGTATTACAGCACGACGAGTTTTCTCCAATTAAACTATACATAAGTGCATAA
- a CDS encoding UxaA family hydrolase, with the protein MGKGLIHSKNDDVCVASTDVRKGEEVICAYLENPSSYILIKSEDDVPLGHKIALRDIKKGDKVLKYGRVIGEATQDIKKGQHVHVHNIRSLRWGAWKQ; encoded by the coding sequence ATGGGAAAAGGTTTAATCCACTCTAAGAACGACGACGTATGCGTAGCTTCTACAGACGTAAGAAAAGGAGAGGAGGTCATATGTGCGTACTTAGAGAACCCGTCATCTTACATCCTAATAAAAAGTGAAGACGATGTACCTTTAGGTCATAAAATAGCATTAAGGGACATAAAGAAAGGAGATAAAGTACTTAAATACGGTAGAGTTATAGGTGAGGCTACTCAAGATATAAAGAAAGGGCAACATGTCCACGTTCATAATATAAGGTCATTGAGGTGGGGAGCATGGAAACAATAA
- a CDS encoding ATP-binding protein, which produces MNLSFKWGGEERVEFSQILEKLSEISEREGERVVIIFDESQELRKLKGYNLLYPLAYAYDNLKVKFIFTGSEIGMVYDFLKVDDSKSPLYGRAYTEVVANPFSRETALEFLRKGFDELNMKVEENILEEAVDTLGGLPGRLTFYGFTYMQEKDHKTALRKTVDTAISLIREEFNNFLRGREEAKDMYRTIMTVCAKGCRWSEAKNAIESKEGTKINDKRFTELLNNLVKASFLTKEGEIYKPADVMIGLAFSSTIS; this is translated from the coding sequence GTGAACTTAAGTTTCAAGTGGGGAGGAGAAGAAAGAGTTGAGTTCTCACAAATCCTTGAAAAATTGTCAGAAATTTCAGAGAGGGAAGGAGAAAGAGTCGTAATTATTTTTGATGAGTCCCAAGAGTTGAGGAAGCTCAAGGGTTATAATCTCCTTTATCCCTTGGCTTATGCGTATGATAACTTGAAGGTTAAATTCATATTTACCGGTAGTGAAATAGGGATGGTCTACGATTTTCTAAAGGTTGATGATTCAAAATCCCCGCTCTACGGAAGAGCTTACACAGAAGTAGTAGCAAACCCATTTAGTAGAGAAACTGCATTGGAGTTCCTAAGGAAAGGCTTTGATGAATTAAATATGAAAGTTGAGGAAAACATTTTGGAGGAGGCTGTAGATACTTTAGGAGGTTTACCGGGCCGGCTTACCTTTTACGGGTTTACATACATGCAAGAGAAGGATCATAAGACTGCATTAAGGAAAACAGTAGATACTGCAATATCTTTAATAAGGGAGGAATTCAACAACTTCCTTAGAGGTAGGGAAGAAGCTAAAGATATGTACAGGACTATAATGACTGTATGTGCAAAAGGTTGCAGGTGGAGTGAGGCTAAAAACGCTATTGAAAGTAAGGAAGGAACAAAAATAAATGATAAGAGGTTTACTGAATTGTTGAATAATTTAGTTAAAGCCTCATTCCTAACAAAGGAGGGAGAAATTTATAAGCCCGCGGACGTAATGATAGGCTTAGCTTTTAGCTCAACAATTTCTTAA
- a CDS encoding mandelate racemase/muconate lactonizing enzyme family protein — translation MKVNVFSLSIPFITDPPSDWVDQWAVQLYVKVENKEYGWGETLVAGSGIIGAYSSVISELVKPFLEENEVNSPHELETLLEKIMFSAGNCGVVTGAISSVEMALWGLKSRKLKVPLSELFGGKIRNSVKVYGSFPRFSRVEDVIKAVDFSKEKGFDFIKLHQPPSTVHETVKKIRENYKEIKIAIDLNSPFTLDEAKDFANKIARYEIEWIEEPLWPPNDYYSLEKLTRVSPVPIATGENEYMIYGFRKLLEAGISYLQPDIAKIGGVSKFMKVLDLASSYNVKVAPHDRPDRSPVSLIYTLNLALARDEIKIVEYPIADFPGDIFPSAPVFKDGYVIPPDNVEVREDTLIKYPYINKFRILHFSNLEDKLIKRD, via the coding sequence ATGAAGGTAAACGTTTTTTCCTTATCCATACCTTTTATTACTGACCCACCTTCAGACTGGGTAGACCAGTGGGCAGTACAGTTATATGTAAAAGTTGAGAATAAAGAATACGGTTGGGGAGAGACCTTAGTTGCAGGGAGTGGAATTATTGGAGCTTACTCGTCTGTCATATCTGAACTCGTAAAGCCATTCCTTGAGGAGAATGAAGTTAATTCTCCTCATGAGCTAGAGACCCTGCTGGAGAAAATAATGTTCAGTGCAGGTAACTGTGGAGTCGTGACAGGGGCTATTAGTTCTGTAGAAATGGCATTATGGGGGTTAAAAAGTAGGAAATTGAAGGTTCCTCTTTCGGAACTTTTCGGAGGAAAAATTAGAAATTCTGTGAAAGTCTACGGTAGTTTCCCCAGGTTCTCAAGGGTTGAAGATGTAATAAAGGCCGTAGACTTCTCCAAGGAGAAGGGGTTTGACTTCATAAAGCTTCATCAACCTCCTTCTACAGTTCACGAGACAGTGAAGAAAATTAGGGAGAATTATAAGGAAATAAAGATAGCGATTGACCTTAACTCTCCCTTTACTTTGGATGAGGCTAAGGACTTTGCTAATAAGATAGCTAGGTACGAAATAGAGTGGATAGAAGAGCCTTTATGGCCTCCTAATGATTATTATTCCTTAGAGAAATTAACTAGAGTATCCCCAGTACCTATTGCCACAGGCGAGAACGAGTACATGATTTACGGCTTTAGGAAGCTTTTAGAGGCAGGAATTTCTTACCTCCAACCAGACATAGCAAAGATCGGAGGAGTTAGTAAGTTTATGAAAGTCTTGGATTTAGCTTCCTCATATAACGTTAAAGTAGCTCCTCACGACCGTCCTGATAGATCTCCTGTGTCTCTGATTTACACGCTTAACTTGGCATTAGCTAGGGATGAAATAAAGATAGTTGAATACCCAATAGCAGATTTTCCTGGAGACATTTTCCCTTCAGCCCCCGTCTTTAAGGACGGGTATGTAATTCCTCCAGATAACGTGGAAGTAAGGGAGGATACATTAATTAAATATCCTTATATCAATAAGTTTAGAATTCTACATTTTAGTAATTTAGAAGATAAATTAATAAAGAGAGATTAA
- a CDS encoding GntR family transcriptional regulator: MSNLTENAYNEILNNIIKGRYKQGQRLTEDQLCKDLNMSRTPIREALRMLMSEGIVKKENKSYSVVYITAEEARMLYELRIPLEGLSARLASLKATEKDIEKMEDILSKIKEEIEKESPDALTLADLNGNFHESIADATRNKYLISCLKDIRVKLKIVRTSLFTSFERRKDEYEEHYSVFLAIKNRNPDNAEKIMIEHERKVLDFLEQRVFMYMG, translated from the coding sequence ATGAGTAACCTGACAGAAAACGCGTATAACGAGATCCTTAATAATATAATCAAAGGGAGATATAAACAAGGACAAAGGTTAACTGAAGACCAATTGTGCAAAGACCTTAACATGAGCAGGACGCCTATTAGGGAGGCATTAAGGATGTTGATGTCGGAGGGCATAGTAAAGAAGGAGAATAAGTCCTACTCCGTAGTTTACATTACCGCGGAAGAGGCTAGGATGTTGTACGAGTTACGTATACCTTTAGAGGGACTTTCAGCGAGGTTAGCTTCATTGAAGGCTACGGAGAAGGATATTGAGAAAATGGAAGATATATTATCTAAAATAAAGGAAGAGATCGAGAAGGAGAGTCCTGACGCACTTACTTTGGCCGACTTAAACGGTAATTTTCACGAGTCAATAGCTGATGCCACGAGGAATAAATACCTTATATCTTGTCTTAAGGACATTAGAGTAAAATTGAAGATAGTTAGGACTTCACTCTTTACTAGCTTTGAAAGGAGGAAAGACGAATATGAAGAACATTACTCAGTATTTTTAGCTATTAAGAATAGAAACCCCGACAATGCTGAAAAAATAATGATAGAGCATGAAAGAAAAGTCTTGGATTTCTTAGAGCAGAGAGTATTCATGTACATGGGATGA
- a CDS encoding ankyrin repeat domain-containing protein: MSSVICSKLPSAVEYGSLLQVKALLALHCDPNIKDKSGYAPLHYAVRFSYIDLAKLLLEHGADPNIKDKLGNTPLHYAVEKGNVDIADLLIGHGAEINVIDNEGNSLLHHAANNGHPGIVELLLEKGVDPKGANILGRTPLHNAAENGSIRVVKLFLERGVDPNVKDKYGSTPLHEAAKGGHADVAELLITKGAGVNEKDKIGNSPLHYASERGFAEVVEALLSHGADSNLRGENSKTPLHMASEKGFAKVVEILLKYKADPNLKDRFGKTPLHYASMNGYPDVVKILLDHDADPNLGDRSGNTPLHHAAEKGYTSVVKLLIEKGADVNTRGENGRTPLHYSAKNGHAGVTEVLLESKADSNSRDDESKTPLHYAVENGHAEVVKVLLEYGADINAKDKLGKTPIRYASSKKDTEIIRLLLAHAAKEKI, from the coding sequence ATGTCATCAGTCATCTGCTCAAAGCTTCCCTCAGCTGTTGAATACGGAAGTTTATTACAAGTTAAGGCGCTCTTAGCTTTGCATTGCGACCCCAACATTAAGGATAAGTCTGGTTATGCTCCTCTGCATTACGCAGTAAGGTTTAGCTACATAGACTTAGCTAAACTTCTCCTTGAGCATGGAGCTGATCCAAACATTAAAGACAAACTAGGAAATACTCCCCTACACTACGCCGTAGAAAAAGGAAACGTAGACATAGCAGACCTTCTGATAGGTCACGGTGCAGAGATTAATGTAATAGACAACGAAGGAAACAGTCTTTTACATCATGCCGCAAATAACGGTCACCCGGGCATTGTAGAACTACTCCTTGAAAAAGGAGTTGATCCTAAGGGAGCAAACATATTGGGTAGAACTCCGCTACATAATGCAGCAGAAAACGGGAGCATAAGGGTCGTTAAGCTTTTCTTAGAAAGAGGAGTTGACCCAAACGTTAAGGACAAATACGGCTCTACACCCCTGCACGAAGCCGCAAAAGGAGGTCACGCAGATGTGGCAGAGTTACTTATTACAAAAGGTGCAGGCGTTAACGAGAAGGACAAGATTGGGAATTCACCTTTGCATTACGCCTCTGAAAGGGGTTTTGCAGAAGTCGTTGAGGCTCTATTAAGTCACGGAGCAGACAGTAATCTAAGGGGAGAAAATAGTAAGACTCCTCTCCACATGGCGTCGGAAAAAGGCTTTGCTAAGGTTGTGGAAATTCTCCTCAAATACAAGGCAGACCCTAACTTAAAGGACAGATTTGGCAAAACTCCTCTTCATTACGCCTCAATGAACGGCTACCCTGATGTGGTAAAAATTCTCTTAGACCATGACGCGGATCCGAATTTAGGAGACAGATCAGGAAATACTCCCCTTCATCACGCTGCCGAGAAAGGTTATACTAGCGTAGTTAAGCTCCTCATAGAGAAAGGTGCTGACGTAAATACAAGAGGAGAAAATGGAAGGACTCCTTTGCATTATTCTGCAAAGAACGGTCACGCAGGCGTAACTGAGGTTCTACTGGAAAGTAAAGCAGATTCAAACTCTAGGGATGATGAAAGTAAAACCCCATTACATTATGCTGTAGAGAACGGCCATGCTGAAGTAGTGAAGGTTCTTTTAGAGTATGGTGCAGATATAAATGCTAAGGATAAGCTCGGTAAAACTCCCATTCGTTATGCTTCTTCAAAGAAAGATACGGAAATTATAAGATTACTATTGGCCCATGCTGCAAAAGAGAAAATTTAG
- a CDS encoding MFS transporter, with the protein MDWETLKDKVFSEMNSMRSKPFHLKMLLLTGGGIFVDGYNIIIISFGLAGIEEVFHPSAYLLGLIGLSVIIGNLIGALIAGYVVDRIGRKTIFILDLIFFVGFAILSGLVTNAYELLIARILVGIGIGLDYPIATSYLSEFTPVKPRGKYLVMNITFFNIAGVIATVVAYWLLSFGELVAWRYMLISAAVPALIVLLARLGTPESPRWLLIKGRKQEAKEVIEKVTGKPLDEDTARLLESTNVTPEHSTYYKELLTKHTRDAIFIGVFYFLFAIAFLGTSIFGPEFESGLHLPGEVSSIIFWSLFVVGDIIAILTIDKWGRRTDTLIGWAGMTAMMIALILLPRNNYIGLELAFTLFAMFQGIGPASTHMVYSPELFPTRIRATAEGWKQGVGRLGGVLTGVFFPAISLDEKLYIIFAASLLGFIWSLALAKETKGKSLEEISEKTGGEKVGNKIKSLKS; encoded by the coding sequence ATGGATTGGGAAACCTTGAAGGATAAAGTATTCTCTGAAATGAACTCAATGAGATCTAAGCCATTCCACCTTAAAATGCTATTGTTAACTGGAGGAGGAATATTCGTAGACGGATATAATATAATAATTATCTCCTTTGGATTGGCTGGAATAGAAGAAGTCTTCCACCCTTCAGCCTACCTTTTAGGTCTTATAGGGTTGTCTGTAATAATAGGAAATTTAATTGGAGCTCTCATCGCAGGATACGTAGTGGATAGAATAGGAAGAAAAACAATATTCATCTTAGATTTAATATTTTTCGTTGGATTTGCAATTTTATCCGGGCTTGTGACTAATGCGTACGAACTACTCATTGCAAGAATTCTCGTAGGAATAGGTATAGGATTAGATTATCCTATTGCTACGTCTTATTTAAGCGAGTTCACTCCAGTAAAACCCAGAGGCAAGTACCTTGTAATGAACATTACCTTCTTTAATATAGCAGGCGTTATCGCAACTGTTGTAGCCTACTGGCTATTAAGTTTTGGAGAACTAGTAGCCTGGAGGTACATGTTAATATCTGCAGCAGTGCCAGCATTGATAGTACTTTTGGCAAGATTGGGAACTCCAGAGAGCCCAAGATGGTTGCTAATTAAGGGAAGGAAGCAGGAAGCAAAAGAAGTCATAGAGAAAGTTACAGGAAAACCACTAGATGAGGATACTGCAAGGTTATTAGAGTCTACTAATGTAACTCCTGAGCATAGTACATACTATAAAGAACTGTTAACAAAGCACACTAGAGATGCAATATTTATAGGAGTATTCTATTTCCTCTTTGCTATAGCTTTCTTAGGCACTTCAATATTTGGACCGGAATTTGAGAGTGGACTTCATTTACCTGGTGAAGTAAGCAGTATTATTTTCTGGTCACTGTTCGTGGTTGGAGACATTATAGCAATTCTTACTATAGATAAATGGGGCAGAAGAACCGATACATTAATAGGCTGGGCAGGCATGACTGCAATGATGATAGCCCTTATATTATTACCTAGAAATAACTATATAGGATTAGAGTTAGCCTTCACATTATTTGCAATGTTCCAAGGTATAGGGCCTGCTAGCACTCATATGGTGTATTCACCAGAATTGTTTCCCACTAGAATTAGGGCTACTGCTGAGGGGTGGAAACAAGGAGTAGGAAGATTGGGTGGAGTATTAACTGGTGTGTTCTTTCCTGCAATCTCCCTTGACGAAAAGCTATACATAATATTTGCCGCTTCTTTGCTGGGATTTATATGGTCTTTGGCCTTAGCTAAAGAAACTAAAGGCAAAAGCTTAGAAGAAATTTCAGAAAAGACTGGGGGAGAAAAAGTTGGAAATAAAATAAAAAGTCTAAAAAGCTAA
- a CDS encoding helix-turn-helix domain-containing protein, translating to MKKAGLLLLLLPMLLVPILHSSSGMINIYYNGTVTAYLYNISKINLIGNNFTCLKIKGGNYVIQDKTIIIQGSDVTLSYRTELPKGVIETQQPENLSISVLIPAGSSITYLYPQPSSFTVKGDLYNITFENVSQTTVLYDDITTQRSSSLSPLVYIIALIVSDSSLLFIIFRYVKGKRSEEVKEEETVVVELDERDKLVLDAVKKSGGVSTLSDLVKQTGLPKTTVYRRLKGLTAMGYLEEVREKGKVKYILKKE from the coding sequence ATGAAAAAAGCCGGACTACTGCTCTTACTGCTACCGATGCTTTTGGTACCTATATTGCATTCCTCAAGCGGAATGATTAATATATACTATAATGGTACAGTAACTGCGTATTTGTACAATATTTCTAAAATTAACTTGATAGGAAATAACTTCACTTGCCTAAAAATTAAAGGAGGGAATTATGTAATTCAAGATAAAACAATTATAATTCAAGGCAGTGACGTTACGTTAAGTTACAGGACGGAATTACCTAAAGGAGTTATTGAAACCCAACAGCCTGAAAACTTGAGCATAAGCGTTCTAATACCTGCAGGGTCTTCAATAACCTATTTATACCCTCAGCCGTCAAGCTTTACAGTGAAAGGTGACCTATATAACATAACTTTCGAGAATGTAAGCCAAACTACAGTGCTTTACGACGACATTACAACTCAACGGTCGTCTTCGCTTTCTCCTCTAGTATATATAATAGCATTAATAGTGAGTGATTCTTCCCTACTGTTTATCATATTTCGTTATGTCAAAGGAAAGAGGTCAGAAGAAGTGAAGGAAGAAGAAACAGTCGTCGTAGAGTTAGACGAGAGGGATAAACTCGTGCTGGATGCAGTGAAGAAGAGCGGAGGCGTTTCTACTCTTTCAGATCTAGTAAAGCAGACCGGGTTACCTAAAACTACAGTATATAGGAGGCTTAAGGGGTTGACAGCCATGGGCTATTTAGAGGAGGTTAGGGAGAAAGGTAAGGTAAAATACATCCTGAAGAAGGAATGA
- a CDS encoding PIN domain-containing protein codes for MDKLILDTSYFIAYLDSKDNHRKEALKLAEKIKDYEAVITDYIFDELITFLTYHVNKDYAIKIVTSILEKVKDGELEIFLVDWEVFTNAINYLIEKKLSFTDCTILSSMDKLKT; via the coding sequence ATGGATAAGTTAATATTAGATACCTCATATTTCATAGCTTATCTGGATAGTAAAGATAATCATCGTAAGGAAGCGTTAAAACTAGCAGAGAAAATAAAGGATTACGAAGCTGTAATTACTGACTATATATTTGATGAACTTATAACCTTCCTAACATATCACGTAAATAAGGACTATGCAATTAAAATAGTCACGTCGATTTTAGAGAAAGTGAAAGATGGTGAATTGGAGATATTTCTAGTAGATTGGGAAGTATTTACCAATGCAATAAATTATCTTATTGAGAAAAAGTTAAGCTTCACAGACTGTACAATTCTTTCTTCAATGGATAAATTAAAAACGTAG